The Rhizoctonia solani chromosome 1, complete sequence sequence GTTCTAATCGCACGGCCCTTCCCGCGTTACAGGTTTCATCTGGAGAGACTGCCGCGTATACCCAACCTGCTCTCCCCAATGCATATACCTTGTCTAAAACGACCGATCTTCCCACTGCTGTTGCAGACCTCACCAAGGCCGGGCCAGCCCAGACCATGACTTCGCTGTCCATCATTCGGGGCGGGCCCTCGTCGCGCATGCGTCGCATTTCGCTATCTCTGTCCCTCAACAGTTCGGCATCTTCTCTCAGCGGCTTATCGTCCCGCAACCCATCACTCAGCTCGCTCGGCTCGCGCTCCATGCTTGGTCTCGGCTCGTCGGCATCTATCCCTCTCGCCGTGCGGCTTGCGGAAATCGAAGGTGCTCTCGGACTCACCACGCGCGTGTCCTCGCCCCGCAAAGTAGGAAGCTCCCAAGTTCTCGTCCAAGTTCACGCTGTCGCACTCGACGCCTTGGACGCCATCATTGTCAGCAAACGCCTTGCCAAGGGAGGCTACGGCTTTGTCCCTGGTCGGAGCTTTGTCGGCCGCGCAGTTGAATGTGGGTTTGAAGTGGGTAACGTCAGCCGAGGCGACTGGGTTATCGGCCTAACAGAAATCCGTAAAGTGCGTCATGCACGTTTTGGGCTTGGGATTTCTTGGCTAATTTCAATCATTTTCCAGTGCGGCGCCTTGTCCGAATATGTGGTCATTGACAAGAGTCGACTGTGTGCTGTTCCTCGGCCCACCGACCGATTGACGACGACCCAGTGTGCGCTATTGCCGTTGTGCGCTGTACCCGCACATCGTGCTGTACGCACCATTCCGAACAGCGCGACCAAGACCGGAGCGGATGGACAACGGCGACCGATGAAGGTTCTGGTTCTGCAAGCGCATGACGGAGCAGGTCTGTGTGCAGTGCAAATTATGCGACAACTCGGGATGCACGTCACCGCTCAAGTTCCAATTGGTTCTGAGAATGTTAATTTCGGGACCGGGCCTACTTTGGGTCTCAAGGTGCGCGGACGGACTCGGGCGGGGAAAGGTCGCGAGGTCGAGCCTCCGAGGAGTACAAAGCGGATGGGAGAGGTCCAAGTAGTCGTAGGAGACGATCCGGTCGAGGTGATTGGGCGACTGGAAGAGAGCGTTTATGATGCCGTGGTCGATACCGTAGGTGGACGAAAGGTATGGGACGCATGTAGGCGAGTCATGTGCAGCGATGCCCACGTAAGTTTGTCCCCCATACTGGATAACCCTCCCCAAGGCTCGCAAGCTAACGTACTCGACAGTTCACAACCCTCGTAGGCGACTCGACCGATAGCATTCCCTCAATCAACGCCCATGTTCGTTCCTCGTTCCGCTCTCTCGCCCGCGCATGGGCACGTAGGGACAAGGGCCTCGGATACCAATGGGTCTCGCCCGCGGCCGACCTCGACCACGAAGGCGAAGACATCCGACACTCGCTCAACGCCGTTTCCGATGCTGCCGTCCACGCAGCGTACGGTTCCAATTCCCACTCGGACGAAGGCAATCGAAGGAATTTTGCCCCGCGTTGCGTGCTCGTTCCCGCTCGACCGTGCGCAACATGCATTTGACGTCGACGAAGATGGCCGCGGTCCGCTCGTTCGCGGTGGAACGGTCGTGTCCGAGTGCTCTAAAAGACAATCCTGCTTTGTTTTTTTTGGTTTATGTTCTCTGACATTATCAGTTTCTTGCCATGAACTCGACTGTATCCCTTGCTGTTGTCTTCCACGCTCACTCTATCTCTTTCCTTCCATTGCTATGTTTTCTCTCCCGACTCGGCGCTTGTCCCCCCGAAAAAAAACATTCCATCTCGAACTTTATGAGCATTTACATCAAACAGCACACGCATTTTCACGGACAGACAATCTTCCCCTTTTTTCTTCTCATTTCCCCCCCTCTCACAGCTCTTACTTTATTTACGCACTGCCTCTGGATCGCACCCCTATTTCTTGTTTATATACCGCGTTTCCGATGAGGCCTAGatttccttttctttttcttcatttCTTTCTTGGTAGGACACTCGGTTCTTCCTCTCCCTCCCACTTGTACGATATATAgtcgttttttttttgtttacCCCCCTAGTTGGTTGGTGCCATGAAATGATACGATTCAGCACGAATTGTATTCAATAAAACAAGTAAAGCAAAGAACATCCAGTGTGTGTGTGCAAGAGAGAAAGACAATGTCAGAAAAATTTAGAAAAGTCGTAGCTTTCTTCGCCCGCAACGTTCACAACCGGCGGCTTTTTGGATTTGCCGTTGGACGCATTTCCGATCCGTCGTGGCGTTGGAGCCGGTTTGGATTTGAGAACAGAGGTCGGCTTGGACTTGGGTTTGGAAGCCGGGGTAGGCGGCTCGCGTTTGCTAGCAAATGAGACTTTTTTGGATTTGGGTTTTGGAGGTGGaagctcttcttcctcctcctcctcagaCTCGTCTTCAAGTTCGTCCTCTTCCCCGCTGTCCAtttcttcgtcctcgtcttcgCTGTCTTCATCACTAccctcatcctcatcttcctcaTCTTCCTCGCCATCAATGTCCATCTTTTCTCCCCTTCTCTTCACACTCTCCACACCCTGAACAGCATATCTCATATCCAACTCCACGCTCCTTTCGTCAGGTTCACCCGCGTCTAGCTGAACAGGCCATGCCCTCGGTGCGGCACGGAACTCTTTCAAGCTCAGGCATGCGTCCAGGGCCGGATCTCCGACTAGGACCGTCGGACTCGAGGTAGTAGGGGGTACAGCATAATAGGGCAAGGTTCCCAAACTCCAATCTCGCGCCACGGAACGTGCAGTATCCGATAAATCGAGTGCACCATGCTATTCGGCGACGTTTAGATaggcttttttttttgtaaTGATAGCGATAAGAAAACGTACCTTGCGTATCCGTCCGCGAGCACGCGCAACGCCACCCAAGAAAGCGTTCACATCTCCGGGCTGGAATGCAGGAACTTCGTAATGTAGAATCAAATCTTGATGCTTGGCTCGCGAAACGATGTATGCGGCTGCACCAAAAATAGACTTAGCAACTTGGCCCCCTCGCCGGGCTCGGCGTTTAGTTTAATTAATTAATTTCTTTCTCACCTGCCGCATCGGTTTCCTTCCAGTGTACAAATGATCCTCGGTTCCTGGTTAATAGGTCCTTGGCTTTGGATATCTCCACTTGCTCCGGTGATAGTTTCTTCCCGCCAGGCTGAGCGTTGAATTGGATGACCCCGAATCCAGGTGTATCAATGAACGTGTACTCGTTGATCTGAACGGGCTGAGCACCCTCGGTGGTCGTTTGGTACGTCGCCCGTTTTGGTTGTTGGATGGAGGGTGTATACAGGGAGACCCACAATGTCGATCAGTGAACGGATCAATGTGGATTTTCCACTCTGTAAAAGTGTTCATTAACTAGGTCTTTCGTAATAAAAGTTAAATTATGTACGTTTGTTAGACCCACAACCGCAACCCGGGTTTCTTTCTCTGCACTTTTGTGTTTCTCCAGAGCGGAGAACAAGCTCTTTTCGGATACTGACTTGGTAAAGGCAGCTTTTTGCTTTCCTTTGGTCGACACGGCACTCGAGATGAATGCCTCCGAAGCTCGGAATGGGACAATTTGTGCACCAGCAAATTGGCCTTGGAAGAACGCAGTCCATCCAGCGAGTATCTCGCGGGGGACCAGGTCTGTATTGTACATGTCAGGTCGTATCACAACATCTGTCGGTAGTGCTTACCCGTCTTGGTCAACACAACGATAACCGGCTTGCCTTTCTCACCCATCACCTTTTCGAGATGAACGTTGCGGAACGTCTGGGGATCCCGGCCGTCGAGTGCGTAGATAACTACATGCGCCGAGTCGAGTACCGAACCAAGTGTGGGAAGGCTCGAGTCGATGAGGATAGGTGGGGCGTCGTCGTCTGCGGTGAtcgcagcaacagcagcaggtGTAGATGATTCGACAGCGCCCGCAGACTCAGGTCGGGGTTGCTGCTTATTCTCCTTTCGTCGTAGTTTCTCCTCCTCTGCCTTATTCGACCCCATTATTAAATTGCATGCAAATTTGATCTACGAGACTCACCTGTCGCCTGCCGGCCTCGATCTCGGCCAGAATATCCTCCTTGAACGGGAGCGTACTTGGGATACCAGGATCCTTCTTGTGTTCTATTCACCCACCCATCCACATGTCATCCTCGTGTCGCAGGTTATATGCACACAATGCACTCACTCGACTTCCATTGCGGGTTCTTTTTGGCCTccttttttctctttttccTCGTTTCTGCAACCTTTTGCCGGATCTTGGTCCGCTGGTGAGTCGTGCCCCTCTTGCTCG is a genomic window containing:
- a CDS encoding GNL3L/Grn1 putative GTPase, whose protein sequence is MVQQYPSKHSSLTGLFTPPPSPYAMAGSVPRYTLSYGSVRAQLTYLTSSTSGALSQQSGSNGCKVGSAACSHPEQYHQPQKYAFQILSITTKTKALGYLDVYPLPHRLGPKVAACALPECPDPPSERAAPFSVGNSSTLFPYPQSQTSKRGTTHQRTKIRQKVAETRKKRKKEAKKNPQWKSKHKKDPGIPSTLPFKEDILAEIEAGRRQAEEEKLRRKENKQQPRPESAGAVESSTPAAVAAITADDDAPPILIDSSLPTLGSVLDSAHVVIYALDGRDPQTFRNVHLEKVMGEKGKPVIVVLTKTDLVPREILAGWTAFFQGQFAGAQIVPFRASEAFISSAVSTKGKQKAAFTKSVSEKSLFSALEKHKSAEKETRVAVVGLTNSGKSTLIRSLIDIPVQINEYTFIDTPGFGVIQFNAQPGGKKLSPEQVEISKAKDLLTRNRGSFVHWKETDAAAAYIVSRAKHQDLILHYEVPAFQPGDVNAFLGGVARARGRIRKHGALDLSDTARSVARDWSLGTLPYYAVPPTTSSPTVLVGDPALDACLSLKEFRAAPRAWPVQLDAGEPDERSVELDMRYAVQGVESVKRRGEKMDIDGEEDEEDEDEGSDEDSEDEDEEMDSGEEDELEDESEEEEEEELPPPKPKSKKVSFASKREPPTPASKPKSKPTSVLKSKPAPTPRRIGNASNGKSKKPPVVNVAGEESYDFSKFF